The DNA region GTGCTGGGACAGATTTGGTTTCTGCGGTCACTTAGATTGTGGGTCAAACTGTCCTCATTGATCTCTGTGCTGAGAAAAGCTCCAGCTACATAGCCTATATTCTGTTAGAATTATGAGCGCTGATATCAACTCGCATTAGggtaatcctttttttttttttagtttttttttatcaagttgGTATTACACTGTGCTCATCCTTCAAAAATCCTAGAgaagaataaatgaaatgagCACAGTGGAATCAGATGGTGGGGATTTTAAAGGCCCTATTGCCAACTTTCAGAATCAAACAGTAATGATAGAtaatttgtcaaaaatcatTTAAGCTGTGCTCATCAGTATTTTTATATGACGAATTGATCAGATTTTGTCTGTAGTCTTAACACTTTGACACCCAAGCAAtttggcttgtttttcttttaaaaacataggaagcaacaaaagaagaaatgacccaaaaaatagcaagaattaagtaaaaactacaagaaaattaccttaattttttttaaaggcaagcaagacttggaaaaagtgcttaaaaattataattctgtaaaataattaaatatgaaattaaaataattataaaaatataaataattttttttttttgttatggaataatattttttatgtctccCCACCATTGCACACCAACATACATAGAaacagacacttttttaaaaaataatttgggaGATACAAAgcacacaacacattttcagttaGACCACTTTATTTGAAGATTCTATCTATGAATATCACAAAAAGTCATTCAAATACAAAACAGGAATGCCATGTTATTCAACTGTACCATTTGACAGGTCTTTGAAGAGCAGAGCAGCATATATGCTCtcaattattaattattatttgtattaacaGCACAAAAACTCATCACAGTAAGACCACGAGGCATTTGGGTTGTTTTGTAAAACATAAGTATATCATAAATTACACCAACGCTAGTAACTACTCATATCAGTGCAGCTGAAAAGGTAGATCGAAGATAACAAAGTGCAAATAGTCAAACAGGGCTTCAAGTCACTGCACTTGCCACAAGGGTTTAATGAGGAGCTCACCTTCAAAATATACAGCCGCATTACATGTGACTTTCACGCTTCAGGGACAGTTTCTTCTCTCAGCAAATGTGGAACAATGCTGACGGGCTCAGCTGTAATTAGCAGGCCTCTGTGTGACAACGCTGATGAAGCACTCACACGTTATCTGTCCATCTCTTTCTAAAAAGACCATCCTGCTTCTACTGTCTTTCTCTCAAGCAACAACTCCCCTTTTTAATGCCAAACATCCGTACTACAAAAATAGTAACCCTATGTGGTATCTAGAggaatgagtttttttttttcctaaagagacaaatataaaacactagGTTAAGTACACTTAGATCACAGGTGCAGAAAGAATCCTTAAATAAGAACTAGATCAATAAGTTTTTTGATGGCTTTTACTAAAATTAACTATGTTCATGCACAGGTCCTCAAGAAATTAAGCATTCAAGTGGTCCCTAAGATTGTCGCTGTCTGGTTGAAATCTCCTCTGAGGCAGCATTTAGATAGGAGCCTGACTTTATTGCCATGCAGAATGAAACCTATATCTACTCAGGGACGTGAGGCTTGTGCTCGTGGCACTCGATGTAAACAATAATGGCGTCCTTCTCGGCTGAGCGGTAACGTTAGCTTGCTCAGTGAGGCTAGGTGAGccagcagtagatgcacgcttccttctgcacagttaTACAGTTGATGGGTGTAGTtctgtggaaagaaaatatttcctacgtgaaactgctcacaacaaggtctgtggattatcttgagtaaccgggtcatgatttctggaaagagacattgttgttgagttttaaaaatgtatatttttttggcGCCTTGGGCACCATAAGCCGAGTTTCATCTAGTTCCATTGCATTTGAGAGAGGGTAGAGGGTATTTCCAAAACTCAGCAATTCACACCCGAAGTACCTCACACCtgaaaagcactacaggtaagaggaaaattatgtatttttgattttggggtgaactttccctttatgGTGTGTCTGAAGTAAACTAGCAACAGTCACGTTACATAGTTTATGACAAAACACTGATAGGTGTATTATTGCCTAACTGTCAAAGATAACCTGAATTGTCCATATAagcctaaaaaaatcaacaatcagtCAGGCTCTAATTTAGGTCATCATGGGATATTAAAACTCTCTCTTTTAAAACCATGCTTATGTAGATGCGGGGAAGCTTTTTATGAAAATCCTCTTAAATCTAAGGCTGGGTATCAAACCACAAACTGAACTTAATATCAGAaattgtaaagtaaaaaaatggcaCCAAGTGCTTGGTAATTGTTATAGAAAATCcttttcaaattcatttttgtatCAATACATCAGTCCAAGTGTTGTATTGGCACTGGCAAAGAAAATGAACTACAACCAGTCttaaacacagaacacacagaaaTTATTCTCGAGGTGATCCCTACTGTGTCACTGGAGAAATGacaataacagatttttaattcaaaaccAACATGAGATCAAACTAATGTATCTGTCTAACACAAGTCTACACTACATGCAATACAGCGTGCTGCACAAATCACACACTCTGCTACCGTGCTTGATGGTGGTGTTGAGGCATGCAGGTTGTGGCTGGCAGTGGTGTGACAGGTTTTCTTCAGGTGTAAACAGGTTTGTGCAGGGGCCGTAGAGTGGGCTTAAATAATGGTTTTGAGCTCTTCATCAGTCAGCTCGTTGACCGCCATGATTTTCACCAGCTGCTCGGCATACTTCGCCTGGTCCTGCATGAAGTGTGGGATGCGCACGTTCTCCATCTGAGCCAGCGATTTCAGGCGGTCCACGTCCTCAAATGACACCTGagcccaaaaaaaacagaaacagaatttACAACATGCTACTCAAAGAGTGtcccagggatgacgtttttctgtaggccaacctaAAGGCTAACGTCACCCTGGCTCCCTCGTCAAAAGGCCTATGGGaattttccactggattttggttTACTGTTGAAAATAAACTCTTTGGTatgcaaatgtttatgataGATGCTAGTAACACCtttcaattcaaaataaaacgaattagtgaaaatgtaaacatgagtGATAACCTTGCTTGTCAGACGCTGCTCTGTATTCTGCCCTAAAATGACTGGtgctgttaaaaacacattacttCTGACATCAGATCCAACATCTACAGCTGGAATGTGCACCTTGTTTAATCATTAGTGCGTTCAGCTCCTCTGAAGCAGAAGAACATGGTCTGTCCTCTCGTTAGAGAGGTTATTATATAAGCCTCGCTCAGCCCTCTCATTCACTTTACTCTATATCTGAACTGTAACCATCAAGTGTAAACTTTTAATTCATGTGACTGAATGTCACAAATGGTTTTGTTCAGCTGTTACTTTACTATAGTGTCGTAGAAGCATGGCAGAGAGGAGATATTGTAAGAAACATGATGTCACTAACAGGAAGTCCAAGGAAGGAAAAGAGCTTTTAATGGTAACATAACTGACTGGGAAGTCAGATAAACAATGTATGCTACTTCCTAAAGAACAGTGTCAGCACAACAATGAGGCTGAACCTGCTACTCTGATACAGAGCAACCATCATTGCTGCTGTATGTTGGAGCTGAGGACATCCTAGAAGACGCTGTTCAAATAGCAGCCTCTTGTTAATGAGTGCATCCAGAAAAGAGAAGTGGTTTTGGCTCGGGAAGTAGAGTGGTCATTTACTAATCGGAGGATCGGTGGTTTGATCCCCGGTCAACAcgtcaaagtgtccttggggAAAGATACTCAACCCCAACTTGCTGTGAGTTTGCGTGTGAGTGTTTATCTGATGaacaccttgtatggtagccttggccaccaacAAATGAATGGTATTTGTGTTGGAAAGCAGTTTGACTGGTTGATAAGACTGGAAAAGTGCTGTATAAACATAGACCTCTTCTATAAAGTGCCTGGCAGTGGAGGGTATCAGAAGGTTCGCTATAAGTATTTACCACTTTGTTGGCTGTTTTGTGTGGTGGAAAAGGGGATTTGTTCAGGAGTGAGGGTAAAGCCCATCCATACCAAACATTTTTGACAAGACAAAATTGTTTTACAAGGGAGACAAGAACATTGCAGGGAGAAGTTGCGGCCGTGTGAACTGGCCAATCTCACCTCAACTCAAGTGAGTGCTGATGGTGTCGCCTGTTTGTCAAGTCACCAGTGGCTGGTTTTAGAATATGAGGCACGTCACCCATTTTAACAGCTGATCACCCTTTAGCTTAGTCAGTGGGTCTAGACAGTTTTTCAGCACATAGTGTGTTTGCTTGCTGTGGAATTTTCTGACAGCATGGTCTCATTTACATCCCATTCACATTGGCTGCAGATGCGCCTGTTGACATCCATTCTCTGATGGTAGCTTGGCTAGTTTTTGCATGATCTCTAGCCAATAAGTGGTCTACAGTATTTTAACGTCACCTTTAACTACTGGCTCAGCTTGCTTGAAATTTCAACTGAGGTGGTACCAAAAGAAGTACCAGGTGTGGTTCACAACTTAGCTAATTGACAACTAAAAGTCGAGTTGATTAGCGCCGTGTTGCACTATGTGGTGAAAATGCAGCATACATGTCAGGACTTCACTGTACTTGCAAATAAGTGAACTCAAACTGACTTTTTAATCACACCACAATACATTTGATAGAAATCTGCAAGGGTCTGCAAGTCCAGAGTGTGGACATTTAGAATCAGCCAGTGACTGATTGAAGATGGGACAGTAGTGGCCGAGAGGAGCAGCCACCAGCTTGATTCAAGTTGGCAACAACAGCACTGAAACATCTAGTAAAAAGACTCATTAACTAACACCACCAGATGGAGATAGTTGAACTGTCTCACCTTTCCCAGAGCCATCAGCAGTGGGAAGTTGATCTTGTCTCTGTATCTCAGGATCTTCAGGATACCATCCAAGTAAACCTGGTCTTTACTGAAGCACCCTGCAATGTGAGAGGTGAGAAAAGAAGACCATTAAACATTGGCTAACAGTTGAATATATCTGCAGACTATCTTTGAATTGTAAACCCTATCTAGTGACCTGGCTGTGCTGTATCGATTTGACCCCTCTTGGCTCGGACGCAGTAGTCCCAGCGGGTGCTGGGGTCCTGAACAAAGCGCCCGAGATTGTGGAAGAGCTGGGAGAAGGACATGTGGCTGGCCTGGTAGACAGTGTAGTAGAGCAGGGCAGCACGCCACAGTGTGGGGTCTTTCCTGAACAGGACACTGTGGATGCTGGCCAGGCCCTCCTCTGTGGGGTTCAGAGGCTTCAGGTTGTGCTTCCTCCGGCCCACGCTGTTGCTCCATGGCTGATGGCAGTTATTGATGCCACGGAAATAATGTGTGCCTGGCGGACAGAGACAACGACTATTTACACGCTTATATTTAAGCTCATAATCAAGTCAACTTTATTACAAGCAACCATAATTAGATCCATGAAATCTATTAATACAGTGCATCAATACTAGTAACAGTCTTAAAGTAGAGTGAATTCTGGATGACAAATTAGACCTGTGATTTGAGAGGTTAATGTCTTATAATTAACTTTATTACAGTGAAATTTAAATGATATTACATTTTGCGGGTGACCTCCTGGAGGCAAATTTCTGATTCCTAGGATCCCTCTGATTGGTTGGTACTTGTTATCTtcattggttggattggttTGGTTCAGGGCAAAGTgggattggttagggttaggttaaAAATGTCAAGGTAAGCTAAGCAGAGGCAAGAATGGTGGACTAGGGCAGGCCATTTCCTCACCATCTgaggaaatgcaaatttgccTCCAGGAGCTGCACATTAGTTGTAAAACATCAGCCCCGTATGGGAGCTACTGTACCCACCAATTTCATGCCTCAGCATCCCTTCCAGCCAGTGCTCTCGGGCTGTGGAGATGTTGATGGTCAGTGTGGGTCTGCTGTTAACCACCGTCATGGAGGCTCTAGACAGGAGGTCGTCTGTCACCTGGACTACAATCTATCAACAGAATAATCGCTCAATGTTACTTCTTAggttcttatttttttgtgtgtataatcCTTTAACCTCATCAtgtaatggatggatggaatttctaactttgacGTAGTACCTTTGAAAAAAACGATTATTGGTACCATTTTCAATACCACTGGGAAAAACTGACATTGAGGGCATAAAAGTCAAACTATttctgaaaagataaaaacaacaaggcTATAGCATGAGAACAACGACTTCCTTTCTCTTGGTTAGTACCACAGGACAGCAGAACGACTGTAGTAAAGATTAACAAAAAAGGAGTTCTAGTAAGTGCAGCtggtaaaagaaaatgagtttTATAACCATTTCAAATATTAAGAATCAACATGTATTGATaaatcaaattttttgacatcacTATTCAGACataatgatgacaaaaacactCATTGATCAGCAAAATTATTGCACGATGTTAGTCATGGCACTTGTGTTAATTCCTTAAAATTCCCCAGTTGGAGCTATAGGCTGCCCCATCCTCAAATATGTCGGCAGGGACCCGCACAGACATGGGCAGATGACAAAACTGATCCTTGTAGCTACACAGATACTGAAAACCACTGATgctttatattgtttaaatacATTCTTCTATCAACTTTAGCTGGGTCCAGAAATGCAAAATCAAGTGAGATTTTGGGTTGGTTTCTCCTTTAAAACTAATCACTCCTTTGTATTCTCTATCCTCTATATAGCATGTCTAAACCCATTAGGACTTTATAAAGCACACACAAGGTGTGTTTATGGTGTAATGTGTTCAGTGGAACATTAATAACTTGATGATGTAACATGTATTTGTTGATGGTTACATAAACACAGCTCCGCACAAGCAAACTGCGGGAAGACTTCAGTGAAGTGGTGGCTTTTTACAAGGTCTTACATTTCCCTGGAGCTCATTCAGTTTGATGCCCTGCTGTGTCCTGCTCTGCAGTGATGATGTACAAATCTGCTATGACACAGACTGCAGAGCGCAGCCACAAAAAATACCAGGCTTTAAATTAAACATCATTTGAACAACTTTTACACTGTATGTAATATGCCTTACAGTGGCATTGTGTTGAatcaagtgaaaaataaaatatgccaaGCCATGAGAGTGTATGTAGAAATCAATGAATCGCCATTATCAGATAGGCCTGAGTCGTCTCTTACCTCCCCCATGCAGCCTTCCTTCTCCATGTATTTCTTGACGTTGTGCCAGACGCGACTTTTGGTGAGAAGGTTGCCCCCAGTGGCCTGCTCAAACTTCTCATAGCTGCCATATCGCTGCAGAGCAAGCTCCATGATGTGCACTGCCTGCAAGAGATGAGAAATTCATAATGTATAAGCTGCCTGCAACTAATGACCTCTTCTGTTACTGATGCTTTGGATGTGCAGTACTTGGCAACCAGGAAATAACTGATACAttaacaaaaagaagaagaaaaaaaacaaaggtgaaTAGTACAATAACGAAGTGAAGAAATTACAACTAATATACATTTCATCTTATAGGGTTTCCCAAGGTTCTATACTTGGTCCTGGTCCAGTCTCTTTTTCAACTGATACGCTCCTGTTAGGTCTCagatttaacaaacaaaaaaaacaacaaccccccccccaaaaaaaacgaAGAACACAATATCCCCAAGGATGATACCGATATTGAGatttttgagttaaaaaaaatcattaaaacatatCAGGggagagtattttttttttttaagaaaaaaaaacttgatatgGATcacatagatttaaaaaaaaaaccaaaaacaaaccaactgaCCTAGACACAGCAGGACATCTtagtagtaaaataaaattgtcagtGTTTTCTGGTGGACAAACTAAATCATGAAGACACTCTTTCTAAATGACCTCAAAACTAGTTTGGCATTTCTGTTCTGCAGTTTCTTAGTCAACTTATATAATGATGTGTGTATATCTAAAAGAAGCTGGCCAATTAATCTCGACTGACAATAAATTGACAGTGGGGCCATCACAAATAAAGGACAGATGATGATGCTTGGCAccaaaaaaccttaaaaaggATGTTGAGGAGGCAGGTCAACAGTCAAGAGtgattacaataataataataatgataagccatttcttgacaaaaaaaatctgttttatctttaaataaagTGGTTTCTAGATGAAGTGCTTACAACCTGTCTAATCATCTGACTGCTCATGGTTATAGTCTTGCTTCACATTGAATTAATTCATGCTGAATATGAATTCGTGTTGTAAGCTGCTCCACATTTCCATAAATTCTCACACTAATAAGTACTAATGTTTTCCATTTCCCCAAGAAATGccataaataaatatcatacTGTAAGATAAATGTGACTCAAGTGACAGTCCccttttaaacttaaaaatagagaaagaaaacatgacaaactaGGCCAGActcctgggaaaaaaagaaaagaataaaaagcacGAGCATCCTCCGCTGGATCATTTTACACCATTTCCTGTTGAAGTCACTCgctctttctttgtcttgttgTCTGTGTACTTGTGTTACCAATAGGACCTGCAACAGAACACCACTGGACTGTTTTCCTGTTTACTAGAAACACATTTGATCTCATACCCTTTGGCATGTATTTGTGGAGTGAGTTAACGGAATTTGAGTTCCTGATTTTGAAAATACCGTGTATGATTCTTCCACAGCTTCACTGTTGCTCATCAAACGTGTACTCATACTGTTAATGTTGATTTAAGACACTAACTGGGGCAGCTTTTAATGAGTCCTCCAGTGTTTGCTAAACAAAGTCTTGTGCATTTGTATCCTGAACTAATACATCCTACTGACTTTCCACTCTCACTTCGGCAACAGACTCACTGCATCAGCTCTGGTCGGGCCTGAGGCTGAACAGCATTGGCAGCAAGTCTCTCTGATCACAGTATCCAGCTTGACTGCTGGCATGTGGAGGTTGCTGATCTCAAACCAGCAAGCTCAGCACCAGCCTCAGGCACTATAGACATTGTTGTAGATGTGAAGAACAACATGTCAGTGCTCTGGGCCAGTAATTGGACTTTTGCACTTACTGTGAAgatgtgctttgtttttcagcatcATTATACTGTACATTGAATCAGTACTTCTGATACAGCGCTACAGATGCTCGTGGAACACTGCGAAAATCATCAGTCCTGCTTTTGATTTCGATGATTGAAAATGCACGCTCATTTCCATTGATCTTCGATTTAGAATTGATATTGTGACACCCCTGGATCTGACGGTGATATTTAATTACTGGTCACTTGGGGGCCAAACTTAACAAGATGTTGCAGTTGAAGTCCAATACTttctctccttttagctctgttttggccTGCACCAACTTTAGACATTAGCTGCTACAGAGATGCTTTAGTTTATGTTGTCAGACTTGACAACATATATTCTAAATGGGTccctttgtatttcctgttggaatATTTGTTATTGCAGTAGCTGTATGCTCCTTGgtagctgacaggaagtgaacaggGCCCAAAGTCTTTCCACAGCAACAGAATAGCAATGAAAAAGTCTATAGTAGTTACGAGGCGTGAACACATCCCAAATGATCATGCATCTGCCCAACACTgcccaaaaacacattattaggaattcaacaaattaaaaacaataataacaatgatgatTCAATTGTTCCAGACACGAACAAACTCTTACTTGTGTCAGGAAGCGATCTGAGGCGTTGTTATGCCGTGCCAAAACCAGAGGAGAGACTGGGTTGCTGTACTCAAACTGAGGATTATAGTTGAAGTCAGACTTGAAAAACTTGGCCTTTTCTTTCTCAACATTAGATGGCTTGATGGCTGTGAGGATGCAGAGCTTCTTTGCGTTTTCCACTTCCCGCGTGAGCGCTGCTTTGTGCAGTGAGGGAAGTTTAGTGCGAGGGGAGCTGGGGATGCCCATCTTTCTGAGCTGTGGAGCTGTGCGAGGCGTTAGGCCCATGGTGCTACCCACCACTGCAATGTTTCGTGCTGGTTTAGAGAGATTGGAGTTCCCTGAGAGAACACGATTTGTCTGTGCAGGTTTACCGCCACCTTCTGGAGCACGCAACTTTTTAGGAGCCATCCCTGGGCGGTTTCTTCTACTAAATGTGGCGCCACATTTCACtgacgtttttggcctcttGTATGGGGACTGTTTGGgactcttcttctcctcctcctcggcctGCAGCAGGACATTGTAGCTGCTGGAGGCGGTGCTGAAAAGGTCTTTGAGGACACTGGAAGAAATCTTCTCCAGGTATACTTGGCTTGGACTCAGTGCCTTATCAGCAGAGTTTAAGATgtactttttggacatttctactTCTGGCCAGTGGAGTCTTTCTGAAAGAAGTAAGATAAGAGACCAGTGAGGGAGGATAGTGAATCTGTTAGGATCACCTTCACGTGCAGGCCTCAAGATAGCTTGATAGAGTAATCCTCTTATCAAGGCCTGATAAAATTAGATCTATTCCAAATccaagatagaaaaaaaagatacctGATACCACAACTTGTAAACAAtgtaataatgtgtttttacagcgCCGTAAgcaatgtaaatgtattttcccgcgttttttttttcttttttccgtTAACCAAAGGGTTTCCATAGTcgtggaaaacctggaaaagtcatgaaatttcaaaatcacatttttcaggcctggaaaagtcatggaattagtaaaaattattaaatgttttggaaaaatcatatatattgtgtataatAAATTTAActacattaatgtaacattacagtgaatttattttctgtagctgtaaTATAGCTCTAATATATGTTGAGGTGTGACAAcgttttggttatgtttttgtttatttgttcatcaagaaagtttcttcattttttccctgtgctcCATCACTCCCTTCATGTGTGCCAGTTAGgcatttcaaataatttataaaGCAGGGTAGGTGCACACAACTTttaatggctgtattttgtattattttaaagctatacagctatttttaaagaaaacataccctCCAAAGGtgtagcatgtttttttaaaaaatggcattttattgtgtaatttaaaaaaaaaaatcaattttatttattttttcagttttgttgcctttgtttagaaatcataaacatttttttttctttttggcgatttttaacttaaaaataaaagagttaAACAGGTTTGGAAggagtactttttaaaaaaatttttaggtgatttttatagaaaactaagtgtatttctttaaaatgataccatttatcatagccagaaactgtaaaaacataaattatttgtCCTGTGGGATGCTGATATTACATTTGAATAATAATGATGTGATCTGACTCAAGTAAACCTCACTCAGTTTCATGAGTCAGTATTCTGCTATCACAGAGGAAATTATTCCTGTCTCCAGTGACTGGCAGTAAAGCACAGGAGTCAGAGTGCAGGGCTTTGCAATTTCCAGTAAGGTGACCTGGATCACCATCAGTAAGAGCAGGCTGTCTGTTCGGACAGGAGCACTGAGGCGGAATACATgcaaccacagagagacagcgCAAACTAATGACCTCGGCAGCACAGTACTGATTGGAAGAAGGACAAGGACAAATTGGAGCTTCATTGGCTTGCTCAGCCACCAAATCAAATACTGTTACCTAACACATCAGCTGGCATCTCATCAGTTAGATTCACCTGATATAATAAGCTACTATCACATTATACTGGAGGCAATGATGCAACCAACACAAATATCCTTTCTAATGCATACTGGGGGTATGTTAATTTAAGAAACTTTGATGTTAAGTGTGAAATCAAATTTCTGACAGCAAACACAGTCCTAAACTGAACCTGATCATAGTTCAACTGcacatcaaaataaatcaatgcacATGATCTCCATCACCATTTATCCAAATAGCAAAGCACTATTGATTTAAAGCACATGATTAGCAATAATGAGCATGAGTCAGCACTGAGTCATCTCCCGACAAATCTGACACAAGCCTTTTCACAAACACAAGTGTAGATTTCTTGCAATGGGGGATGGTGGCGGGGGCACAGAGGTCAGGTCCCTCTATATTTAAATCATGCATTTATCCctctcaataaaaacatgatagtaGAGGACTTTTTCTTTGACATCATTTAAGATGTTAACACTGTAAATGTATATCGAAATGCACAAATTGGCACatataaaataactaaaagggagaaaaataaCTCCAACTCCATTTCATATTGTAGGATAAAATAAGTTAACAATTTAggaactgagcaaattggcctgacttctttaaacaacataaaaataacgAAATGAGGAACAGATATGACCCCAAAATTTgtagttacaaaaaaaaaaagttacatgaaaattgcctgaaatttaacaaaaaaggaaaagtaaagaacaaaaatggaaattacctttaaaaaaagtgataaaataatatatgaagATATTTCCGTAACATCATTTCAATTATATTATTCAATTATATTATTCTGTGTAgttctctttacatttttcccctatttgttttaaacaaatttctaatttttttttcaatttttaaaaaaacttttatttatttcttgctttttttgtcattcctTGCCAATAtgcacattgccttttcccctcatgttttcaaaagaaatcaaagcaatttgctcaggtttcaaagatttaaatacttctAAAAAGGCATCTTAATGCTGCCCAAGAAAACTAACGTAGCCAAGagccaggtttcaaatgtttaagcACTATAAAGACCAACACGGattatataacaaaataatatcaTACGTAAACAATAATATGTTTATTAGTTTCATAATAGCTTACTGGAGCTCATAATTCAATTTAGCTTCTTGTTTTGACTAAGCTATCACTTAGAAGAACAACCAATGCTAGGCTATACAACGTTGTAAATACTGTTAAGTTACCGttaatacaattattataatgttgTAAATCATTAAGTAATTGAGCTCCTACCTACAGTCACATGTAAATAATACAGAAACATTACCTGTTACTTTTATTGACTCCAGCATCCTCTGTTAAGCTCTCTGTAAACCTAGAAAACCACAGTGGTCTTCGAAGAATATTACTTACAAAGTAGCTAAATTAGCCGGCTAATGTTGCCCAAATACAAACCCAACGACTAAAACGAGTTGGCTATAGCTCCAACGTATTACACACGCAgtaatatatgaatatatttatagCAATTTAATGGCTATAGCTGAGCAGAAGCGTCCCACCTACACTGAGACCCAGCCAAACTGACAAGAGAGGGTCGGGCTGTCTGTGTGGTAAGCTCTGCACGGACTGATCTGTTTCCATGGTTTCGTTGGTAACTA from Plectropomus leopardus isolate mb chromosome 18, YSFRI_Pleo_2.0, whole genome shotgun sequence includes:
- the si:dkey-222b8.4 gene encoding uncharacterized protein KIAA0895, with the protein product MLESIKVTERLHWPEVEMSKKYILNSADKALSPSQVYLEKISSSVLKDLFSTASSSYNVLLQAEEEEKKSPKQSPYKRPKTSVKCGATFSRRNRPGMAPKKLRAPEGGGKPAQTNRVLSGNSNLSKPARNIAVVGSTMGLTPRTAPQLRKMGIPSSPRTKLPSLHKAALTREVENAKKLCILTAIKPSNVEKEKAKFFKSDFNYNPQFEYSNPVSPLVLARHNNASDRFLTQAVHIMELALQRYGSYEKFEQATGGNLLTKSRVWHNVKKYMEKEGCMGEIVVQVTDDLLSRASMTVVNSRPTLTINISTAREHWLEGMLRHEIGTHYFRGINNCHQPWSNSVGRRKHNLKPLNPTEEGLASIHSVLFRKDPTLWRAALLYYTVYQASHMSFSQLFHNLGRFVQDPSTRWDYCVRAKRGQIDTAQPGCFSKDQVYLDGILKILRYRDKINFPLLMALGKVSFEDVDRLKSLAQMENVRIPHFMQDQAKYAEQLVKIMAVNELTDEELKTII